The Chloroflexota bacterium genomic sequence GTCATCGTCAATCCAGATATATACTGGTTTGTCTGCCTTCCCTTCAAGGATAAGGCCATCGTAGCCGGCGAACTTGAGCTCCGGGCCCAGAAAGCCGCCGAATATGCTGTGGAAAAACGATTTTGTATATGGTGACTTGGCACAGAACGAGGAGCGCGAAGCCGCTGGAATCATCGTGCCGTTTACCGGGCCGGTCATCATGACCAGCTTGTTTTCCGACCCCAGGGGGTCGATTTTGGGCGGAATTTCTTCATACAGCATTCTGGCCGATAACCCGACGCCTCCAACGAAGTCCCTTGCCAGGTCTTCCCTGAGGTCTTCCTTGGAAATACCCTTATTGCTGAGATTGACTCTAAGTAGCTGTCCCATATACCCGCCGTGTGGAAAGCTTTTTGCCATGATTAACCTCCTCCTATTGGAAAGATGATGGCGACTTCATCGCCGCTTTGGATTTTATGGTCGATATCAGATGTGGAACTGATAATAGCATCATTCAATTTGATAAGGAACGGTGCCATCTGACCGGTATTCGGGTCCCAGATTTTATTTTTAAAAGGCTGGCCATACTGGCGTACCAGTTCATCGAAAAGCCCACCAACCGTTTCCGGTTTGTTTACCTCTATTTCAACAACATCAGAACCGAGCACGTCTCTGATAACTGAGAAACTTTTG encodes the following:
- a CDS encoding MoaD/ThiS family protein; protein product: MAKVKVKSFSVIRDVLGSDVVEIEVNKPETVGGLFDELVRQYGQPFKNKIWDPNTGQMAPFLIKLNDAIISSTSDIDHKIQSGDEVAIIFPIGGG